A single window of Crassostrea angulata isolate pt1a10 chromosome 8, ASM2561291v2, whole genome shotgun sequence DNA harbors:
- the LOC128161400 gene encoding uncharacterized protein LOC128161400, which produces MSTDQRTLVLRNSDGSEKRVWCQTEVFNMLLSKETDPSVKSLVLQSLLNEEKSDLPSSFSRSDDQHSASSDTSSFTSASSSRSESPITCENTSNTHVWKAEEEDVLVNLRHEKNEKFLKSKNHSMLWKDITAQLKDTLHCIVTPNQAMNKYYSLKKRWKEVVDAPTGTERKYFRQKEQFDEIYGTRESTKPTITLDTLEKNPERQGPKQSSEQPKRNKGTAKRRSDVLEVLERHNKQFNDKMEQMHTDKMARLDRLLNLYEREIEAKESCNK; this is translated from the exons ATGTCTACAGATCAGAGAACTCTTGTTCTGAGGAATAGTGATGGAAGTGAAAAGCGGGTGTGGTGCCAGACAGAAGTTTTTAACATGCTGCTCTCAAAGGAGACAG ATCCATCAGTCAAAAGCTTAGTTCTACAGTCTCTTCTGAATGAAGAAAAGTCGGATCTGCCATCCAGCTTTAGTAGATCAGATGACCAGCATTCAGCATCATCTGACACTTCATCATTCACTTCAGCATCATCGTCTAGATCGGAATCCCCTATTACTTGTGAAAATACCAGCAACACACACGTTTGGAAGGCAGAAGAAGAAGATGTTTTGGTAAATCTCAGGCATGAGAAAAATGAGAagtttttaaaatccaaaaacCATTCCATGTTGTGGAAAGACATTACTGCCCAACTTAAAGATACTCTCCACTGTATTGTTACCCCTAATCAGGCAATGAACAAGTATTACAGTCTGAAAAAACGCTGGAAAGAAGTTGTTGATGCCCCAACTGGAACTGAAAGGAAATATTTTCGACAGAAAGAGCAGTTTGATGAAATATATGGTACAAGAGAAAGTACAAAACCCACCATCACGTTAGACACTTtggaaaaaaaccctgaaagaCAAGGGCCTAAACAGTCTTCAGAGCAACCTAAAAGGAATAAAGGTACAGCGAAAAGACGTTCAGACGTGCTGGAAGTACTAGAAAGACATAACAAACAATTCAATGACAAAATGGAGCAGATGCACACAGATAAAATGGCAAGACTAGACAGACTTTTAAATCTTTATGAAAGAGAAATTGAAGCAAAAGAAAGCTGCAATAAGTAA
- the LOC128161398 gene encoding putative nuclease HARBI1, which translates to MSVIELSLVSLWFVNMAEISSILKVKIPLLEFLQEEDDYFYFFARHQTDRYWSLRKREWTPKITSYMETVFTEFGLPQNIDDFRVHYRVSRNLFEIILREIYGSLLLNGYGPYNAIEPPQQLLVCLWYLSNMSSMRELAHIFNLSKSTVHAVVMRVLDALQELKPRVICWPNAERQKEISREVENICGLRGVVGFLDGTHIRLSSALNGERDFYNRKGFPSIQVQAVIDHQMKFTNIYAGWPGCVHDARVLRNSTLYTEAEAGNLVLVDHYILADSAYPLRNWLITPFKNLGNLTPQQVRFNKRLSSARQAVERAFGHLKGRFRRLQDIPLHSSTEICQMILAACILHNMCIFNDDEVEDYIMEEQLQDPNDCQCDNIYQNGHNGIVRRLQLVNSLN; encoded by the exons ATGTCCGTGATCGAACTGAGTTTAGTTTCACTTTGGTTTGTAAACATGGCCGAAATTTCTTCGATCCTTAAAGTGAAAATACCTCTTTTGGAGTTTTTACAAGAAGAAGACGAttacttttatttctttgcTCGTCATCAAACGGATAGATATTGGTCTTTAAGGAAGAGAGAATGGACCCCAAAAATTACTAGCTATATGGAAACAGTGTTTACCGAATTTGGACTTCCACAAAACATTGATGACTTTCGTGTACACTATCGTGTTAGTAGAAACCTGTTTGAAATTATTCTTCGGGAAATATATGGAAGTTTACTTTTAAATGGATATGGGCCATACAACGCCATAGAACCTCCACAACAACTCCTTGTTTGTCTGTGGTACCTGTCAAATATGTCGTCAATGAGAGAGTTAGCTCATATTTTCAACTTGTCAAAATCAACAGTTCATGCAGTTGTAATGAGAGTGTTGGATGCACTTCAAGAGTTAAAACCAAGG GTGATTTGCTGGCCAAATGCTGAGCGACAAAAAGAAATCTCTCGAGAAGTTGAGAACATATGTGGACTTCGAGGGGTAGTTGGATTCCTTGATGGAACGCACATAAGACTATCATCAGCTCTCAATggtgaaagggatttttataACAGAAAAGGATTTCCGTCCATTCAAGTACAG GCAGTAATAGATCACCAGatgaaatttacaaatatttatgcTGGGTGGCCAGGGTGTGTCCATGATGCGCGTGTTTTGAGAAATTCCACCTTATACACAGAGGCTGAGGCAGGAAACCTTGTTCTCGTTGATCACTATATTCTCGCTGACAGTGCATATCCTCTCAGGAACTGGTTAATAACCCCGTTTAAAAACTTGGGAAATCTTACCCCACAGCAAGTCCGTTTCAACAAAAGACTGTCAAGTGCACGACAAGCTGTCGAACGTGCTTTTGGCCATTTAAAAGGACGGTTTCGTCGACTGCAGGACATTCCGTTACACAGCTCCACAGAAATTTGCCAAATGATTTTGGCTGCCTGCATATTACACAACATGTGCATCTTTAATGATGATGAAGTTGAAGATTACATCATGGAAGAACAATTACAAGATCCAAATGACTGCCAGTGTGATAACATTTACCAAAATGGACACAATGGCATTGTGAGGAGATTGCAGCTTGTCAATAGCTTAAACTGA
- the LOC128161402 gene encoding uncharacterized protein LOC128161402, which produces MCSHVAAILWYLGHARHQRDEKLGVRDWGEFVDDATLVDDSDSSSESDESGPEVVMGIGKNFIIDDWGRNILEHTCNEGETTQFLLYRDRGPVNRQTEQTTVDVMESEKN; this is translated from the exons ATGTGTTCCCATGTTGCTGCCATCCTTTGGTATCTGGGACATGCTCGCCATCAAAGAGATGAGAAACTGGGAGTGCGAGACTGGGGGGAGTTTGTTGATGATGCCACACTGGTGGATGACTCTGACAGCTCCAGTGAAAGTGATGAAAGTGGACCAGAGGTAGTGATGGGAATCGGTAAGAATTTCATAATCGATGATTGG GGGCGAAACATCTTAGAGCACACGTGTAACGAGGGCGAAACCACCCAGTTCCTCTTATATagagacagaggaccagtcaacagacagacagaacagACGACAGTAGACGTGATGGAGTCGGAGAAAAACTAG